The DNA sequence GGACAATTTGTCTCCATCATTGACTACGGAACAGGTCGTCCTTATACTTCGACAACGCCATTGGTTTCCGGAGAAATCGGCGAAGACTTCGCCTACTACTTGACCGAAAGTGAACAGACTCCGTCTGCTGTAGGCCTCAATGTCCTCTTGGATGACAAGGACCAAGTCAAGGTGGCTGGAGGATTTATGCTTCAAGTCCTGCCAGATGCCAAAGAAGAAGACATTACCCGTTTCGAGAAACGTATTCAAGAGATGCCTGCTATCTCTACTCTTTTGGAGTCCGACAATCATACACAGGCACTGATCGATGCCCTCTATGGTGACGACTCTTACAAGATTTTGGCTGAGGAAGTGTTGAGTTTTGCCTGCGATTGTAGCAAGGGGCGTTTTCGGGCTGCTCTGGCCAGTTTGGGTAAAGATGAACTACAGGCCATGAAGGATGAGGACCATGGTGCTGAAATCACCTGCCAGTTCTGTGGTAAAACTTACAACTTTGATGAAAAAGATCTGGAGGAAATTATTGATGACCAAGCTTAATTCGTCCTTTATGATTGGGAATGTAGAAATTCCCCACCGTACAGTTCTAGCTCCCATGGCTGGTGTAACTAATTCAGCCTTTCGTACTATCGCTAAGGAATTTGGAGCCGGCTTAGCTGTTATGGAAATGGTTTCTGATAAGGGAATCCTCTACAATAATGAAAAAACTCTTCACATGCTCCACATTGACGAAGGTGAACATCCTGTTTCCATCCAGCTTTTTGGCAATGATGGCGATAGCTTGGCGCGAGCTGCCGAATTTATTCAAACCAATACGGAGACTGACATAGTTGACATCAATATGGGGTGCCCCGTCAATAAGATTGTCAAAAATGAAGCTGGTGCCATGTGGCTCAAGGATCCCGAAAAGATTTATCAGGTGGTAAAAACTGTTAAGTCTGTCCTCAATATCCCGCTGACTGTTAAAATGCGAACAGGCTGGGCTGACAGCTCCTTGGCTGTGGAAAATGCTCTGGCTGCAGAGGAAGCTGGTGTAGCTGCTCTGGCCATGCACGGTCGGACCCGTGAGCAGATGTACACTGGTCGCTGTGACCATGAAACCTTAGCTAGGGTAGCTGAGGCCCTCAAAACGATCCCTTTCATTGGTAATGGGGATATTAAGACTGTTGAAGACGCTAAGTTCATGCTGGAAGAAGTCGGTACCGATGCTGTTATGATTGGTCGTGGAGCCCTCAACAATCCTTATCTCTTTACCCAAATCAACCACTACTTCGAGACTGGGGAAGTTCTACCTAATCTTACCTTCGCTAAAAAGTTAGAGATTGCCTATGACCACCTCAGCCGTCTGGTTGGCCTCAAGGGCGAAACAATTGCTGTACGAGAATTCCGTGGCTTAGCCCCTTACTATCTGCGAGGAACCTCTGGTGCTGCTAAAATCCGCGGGGCTGTCGCTCGGGCTGAAAGTTTAGCCCAAGTCAAAGAAATTTTTGATGGTATTCCAACCTAAGGAATTCTGTTCCGAAGCATTTGAATGGGGAAAATAATGAAAAGTAGACTGCCATTGGCTCTGACAGGGCTTTTACTGGGACTGACTGCTCTGACGAACTTAATTTTCAAATTTGTCAATCCGCTCGCAGCTCAGGGGCTGCTCTTTCTAAGTCTAGGGCTGTGGCTTCTTTTAACGGTCTATTTCTGTCTGGAAAAAGAAGACTGCCAAAAACAATTGACCAGCCTCTTAACAGCTTCAACTTTTCCAACCTATTTCATGGCCATGATGCTTTCGCCTTTGGTTCTTCCTCTAGCCAGGCCTTACCTACTCAGCATCTGGGCTATCGGTTTAGTTGGACACTTAGTTTTTCTGGGGATGTTTAGTATCAGGGCTAAAAAACAAGCAACATGGAAGCAGGTCTATCCAGGCTGGTTTGTTATCTATGTTGGGCCAGCTGCTGCTTCTATAACAGCCAGAGTGGTTGGACAGATTCTTTTAGGGCAGATGATTTTTTACTTGACCTTTCTAGCCTATCTGATCCTGATGGTTGCCTTGTTTTATCGGTTATCTAAGTGGCCTTTGAGTGAGCAGGAATTGCCCAACATGGCCATCATGGCAGCTCCGAGTTCTCTGTTACTTTTAGCCTTCTTGCAACTTTACCCTTGTGGACATTCTGTTTTTCTAACCCTCCTACTCTTACTATCGCAAGGATTTTATTGGGGAACCTTTCTCTACCTTGTATGCCGTATCAAAACTTGGTTTGCTCCCAGTTTTCAGCCTTTACTTTCCCCAGTGTCAGCACAGCAACGGCCTTAAAGTTAGGTCTGATTAGACTACATCTGACTCAATACTGGTTTGCTGGTCTGAGTATTTTTGAAATTAGTTTAGCTACAGTTATTGTTGTCTATGTTACTCTTGCTTACTGCTGCTATCTCCTTAGATCTAGAATCTAACCTAGATTCAAAAACAATTTTTAGGAATAGTATAATTCTTGGCTTGAGCTATATGACTTTAACTGCGGTCGGTTCTTAACCATCAATGTTTATCTCATTATCCAGCTTTTTAAATCTGATTACTGATTTTAATAATAATCGTAGTTTGGAAAATGGTTCAATGGAAACACAAGAGTCTTTTATCAGTTACATCGATAAGGAGAGTGCGATTTACCCGCAAGCATCCTCACTCTGATTATTCAGAGAGGCTGGCACAAACAGATTTTCCATGACTCAGTACTTTTTATAGCTATGGCGCTTCTCCGATAACTAATACTAAACAAATTTCAAAAATAGCTATATAATGGTTGTATGAAAAAAGAATTTACCGATTTACAAATCCAAGAGTTAGAAAAAGCTATTAAAGATAAGAAAAATAATACTCATTATCGCAAATTGCATGCCCTCCTCCTTCGTTCACAAGGAATGAGCTTAACAGCAATCGGCAAAGAGGTTGGGCTCGTTCACCAGTCTGTTCGCAACTTAATTACCCGTTATCAAAAGGGGGGACTAACAGCTCTATTTAAAGAAAATCGCGGTGGTCGTAGACGTGCTTATATGACCATCGAAGAGGAAGAAAGATTCCTAAACCAACAACTAGAACGGGCATTAAAGGGGGAGCACGTAACTGTTCAAAGCTTGTTTGAAGCCTATCAAGCTGAAGTTGGAAAGTCAACCACTCGTGAGGGATTCTATGCTTTATTAAAACGCCACGGATGGCGAAAGGTAACTCCTCGTCCAAAACATCCTAAAAAAGCAGACGCTAAAACGATTTATGCGTCAAAAAATAAAATCTATATTCAGGAAGACAAGAAAGCGCTTTAAGCATAGCCGACGTTACAAGAAAGTCCGTCTCATGTATCAAGATGAAGCGGGTTTTGGTCGTATCAGTAAGCTAGGAGCTTGTTGGGCACCTAAAGGTTATAGGCCACATGTAGCCAGCCACTACATTCGAGAATACCGTTATTGTTACGGAGCCGTTGATGCCCATACAGGAGAATCTTTTTTCCTCATCGCAGGAGGTTGTAATACTGAATGGATGAACGAATTTTTAAGACAATTAAGTCAAGCTTTTCCTGACGATTACATTGTTTTGGTTATGGATAATGCCATTTGGCATAAATCAAAGGCTTTAGAAGTTCCACATAATATAGACTTTGCTTTTATTCCGCCTTATACTCCTGAAATGAATCCTATTGAACAGGTCTGGGCTGAAATAAGAAAACGTGGGTTTAAAAACAAAGCCTTCAAAACTTTGGAGGAGGTTATTAATCAACTTCAAGAGGTTATTCAAAGTTTTCATTGGAAAGAGTTAAAAACGATTGTCCATAGAAAATGGACTTCGGCTATGCTTGATTTTCTTTGAGTATAAAGAGAGTCATTTAATCTCTATAGGCAAAAAGGCTGGGAAAAAGTATTCCAGCCTTCTATTTTTGCAGTAATAATAGTTTGATGCAGTGGTTGGGGGTCCTGATCTGGGACGCTGTCTTATTTTCAGGCCCCCCTTAAACAGTCCACTGGACTGTTTAACTACTCCGCAAGTGTTAGCGGCCATCCTAATCAACTGTGCGGAGGTGGAACAACGAAGTCAATTTATATAAAGAATTGACTTCTGTCTCACTCTCTTTTTATCTTATACCAGATTAAATTTCAAGGTTCCCTTATGGCTGCCAATTTTCAAGCTCGCACCTGCTTTTAATTGACCTGACAAGAGCAATTCAGATAACTTATCTTCAATTTCTATTTGGATGGTCCGACGTAGCGGACGAGCTCCCATTTCAGGGTCATAGCCATGCTCTGCCAAAAGTTTGAGAGCAGACGGCTGAACCTTTAGAACGATATCTTTTTCAGCCAAGGTAGCTTCCAATGGCTTGATCATTAGCTTAACAACTTGACGCATATGGTCTGGTGTCAGACTGTGGAAAACAATCTTTTCATCAATTCGATTAATGAATTCCGGACGGTAGGTTTTCTTGAGTTCTTCCATAATCCGACTCTGCATAGCTTCATAGTCATGACTGATGGCTTTGGCTCCAAAACCAACAGTCTTATCATCACGCAAAGCAGTTGCC is a window from the Streptococcus criceti HS-6 genome containing:
- the dusB gene encoding tRNA dihydrouridine synthase DusB, producing MTKLNSSFMIGNVEIPHRTVLAPMAGVTNSAFRTIAKEFGAGLAVMEMVSDKGILYNNEKTLHMLHIDEGEHPVSIQLFGNDGDSLARAAEFIQTNTETDIVDINMGCPVNKIVKNEAGAMWLKDPEKIYQVVKTVKSVLNIPLTVKMRTGWADSSLAVENALAAEEAGVAALAMHGRTREQMYTGRCDHETLARVAEALKTIPFIGNGDIKTVEDAKFMLEEVGTDAVMIGRGALNNPYLFTQINHYFETGEVLPNLTFAKKLEIAYDHLSRLVGLKGETIAVREFRGLAPYYLRGTSGAAKIRGAVARAESLAQVKEIFDGIPT
- a CDS encoding IS630 family transposase (programmed frameshift); this translates as MKKEFTDLQIQELEKAIKDKKNNTHYRKLHALLLRSQGMSLTAIGKEVGLVHQSVRNLITRYQKGGLTALFKENRGGRRRAYMTIEEEERFLNQQLERALKGEHVTVQSLFEAYQAEVGKSTTREGFYALLKRHGWRKVTPRPKHPKKQTLKRFMRQKIKSIFRKTRKRFKHSRRYKKVRLMYQDEAGFGRISKLGACWAPKGYRPHVASHYIREYRYCYGAVDAHTGESFFLIAGGCNTEWMNEFLRQLSQAFPDDYIVLVMDNAIWHKSKALEVPHNIDFAFIPPYTPEMNPIEQVWAEIRKRGFKNKAFKTLEEVINQLQEVIQSFHWKELKTIVHRKWTSAMLDFL
- a CDS encoding C4-dicarboxylate ABC transporter; this translates as MKSRLPLALTGLLLGLTALTNLIFKFVNPLAAQGLLFLSLGLWLLLTVYFCLEKEDCQKQLTSLLTASTFPTYFMAMMLSPLVLPLARPYLLSIWAIGLVGHLVFLGMFSIRAKKQATWKQVYPGWFVIYVGPAAASITARVVGQILLGQMIFYLTFLAYLILMVALFYRLSKWPLSEQELPNMAIMAAPSSLLLLAFLQLYPCGHSVFLTLLLLLSQGFYWGTFLYLVCRIKTWFAPSFQPLLSPVSAQQRP
- the hslO gene encoding Hsp33 family molecular chaperone HslO — encoded protein: MDKLIKTIATSGSFRAYILDSTETVRAAQDKHHTLSSSTVALGRTLIANQILAANQKGEAKVTVKVIGNSSFGHIISVADTAGHVKGYIQNPGVDIKKTETGEVLVGPFMGQGQFVSIIDYGTGRPYTSTTPLVSGEIGEDFAYYLTESEQTPSAVGLNVLLDDKDQVKVAGGFMLQVLPDAKEEDITRFEKRIQEMPAISTLLESDNHTQALIDALYGDDSYKILAEEVLSFACDCSKGRFRAALASLGKDELQAMKDEDHGAEITCQFCGKTYNFDEKDLEEIIDDQA